One window from the genome of Bacillus sp. (in: firmicutes) encodes:
- the cbiE gene encoding precorrin-6y C5,15-methyltransferase (decarboxylating) subunit CbiE: protein MTSSIKIIGIGDNGKESLLPLYEAWIYESELLIGGERQLAFFPDYQGEKLAIKGGLAKLVNQLVEETRNTVILASGDPLFFGIGSYLASKIEVEIYPNLSSIQLAFAKMGERWHDAKFISVHGRAIKGLAQKIDGEAKVAILTDEENTPAVIAKYLLQFGMTEYKAFVAEHLGGEKERCRFFTLAEMADEQFFPLNVVILKKAAPSPEWGLGINDAEFFQRKPEKGLITKKEIRTLSLAALNVKKDSIVWDIGTCTGSVAIEAARIAKEGAVYAIEKNEHDIVNCYENMKKFRADVTVVHGKAPDGLEQFPNPDAVFIGGTAGNINEILNICSSRLNENGRIVLNAATIENLMQAVNSFKQNNLDVAITLAQISKSKPILQLTRFEALNPIYIITASKH, encoded by the coding sequence ATGACTAGTTCAATAAAAATAATCGGGATTGGAGATAACGGCAAGGAAAGCCTCCTTCCTCTATATGAAGCATGGATTTATGAAAGTGAACTGCTAATTGGCGGAGAAAGGCAGCTAGCTTTTTTTCCAGATTATCAAGGTGAAAAATTAGCAATTAAGGGTGGGTTGGCAAAGCTAGTGAATCAGCTAGTAGAAGAAACAAGAAATACGGTTATTTTAGCATCAGGTGACCCGTTGTTTTTTGGAATCGGCAGTTACTTAGCGAGCAAAATAGAGGTAGAAATCTACCCGAATTTAAGTTCGATTCAACTAGCGTTTGCGAAAATGGGGGAGCGCTGGCATGATGCCAAATTTATAAGTGTTCATGGCAGAGCAATAAAGGGGTTGGCACAAAAAATTGATGGTGAAGCCAAAGTTGCCATTCTTACAGATGAAGAGAATACCCCAGCTGTCATTGCTAAATATTTATTACAGTTTGGTATGACAGAGTATAAAGCCTTTGTTGCCGAACATTTAGGCGGTGAAAAGGAACGCTGCCGCTTCTTCACTTTGGCGGAAATGGCTGATGAACAATTTTTTCCATTAAATGTTGTCATATTAAAAAAAGCAGCCCCTAGCCCAGAATGGGGATTAGGAATTAACGATGCCGAATTTTTTCAAAGAAAGCCTGAAAAAGGATTAATTACGAAAAAAGAAATACGGACACTTTCATTGGCAGCTCTTAACGTAAAGAAGGATTCCATCGTATGGGATATCGGGACATGTACTGGTTCAGTGGCGATTGAAGCAGCAAGAATTGCGAAAGAAGGTGCTGTCTACGCAATTGAAAAAAATGAACATGATATTGTAAATTGCTATGAAAATATGAAAAAATTTCGCGCAGATGTGACCGTTGTCCATGGGAAAGCACCTGATGGATTAGAGCAATTTCCAAATCCAGATGCCGTATTTATAGGCGGCACGGCGGGAAATATCAATGAGATTTTAAATATATGTTCAAGCCGCTTAAACGAAAACGGTCGTATTGTCTTAAATGCGGCTACAATTGAAAATTTAATGCAGGCTGTCAATAGTTTTAAACAGAATAATCTTGATGTTGCTATTACGCTTGCACAAATTTCAAAGAGCAAGCCTATATTACAATTAACGAGATTTGAAGCATTAAACCCTATTTATATAATTACAGCTTCTAAGCATTGA
- a CDS encoding NAD(P)-binding protein, translating to MMSIYPIMLNLENKHCVVVGGGTVATRKIMSLLQAKANVTVVSPECSAEIKVWSKANQLYLKEKEFENGDVENAFLVIAATNSTKINKHVYEAVSSQQLINIVDQPELCNFIVPTVLNRGKLSIAISTSGGSPSLAQKIKHDLEKAYDHSYEQYIDFLDETRKEIIAKIDDSNLKYILLKHLLDPIYLDLTRQGKYSERRKYFEDYVRKEGYSL from the coding sequence ATGATGTCAATTTATCCGATTATGTTGAATTTAGAAAACAAACATTGTGTTGTTGTCGGTGGAGGGACAGTTGCTACAAGAAAAATCATGTCATTATTACAGGCAAAGGCCAATGTTACTGTCGTTAGTCCTGAATGTTCAGCGGAAATTAAGGTGTGGTCGAAAGCTAACCAACTTTATCTGAAAGAGAAGGAATTTGAAAATGGTGATGTTGAGAATGCATTTCTAGTCATTGCTGCAACTAATTCAACTAAAATCAACAAACATGTCTATGAAGCAGTTAGTAGCCAGCAATTAATTAACATTGTCGACCAGCCTGAGCTATGTAATTTTATTGTGCCAACCGTTCTAAATCGTGGCAAGCTGTCAATTGCCATTTCAACATCTGGGGGCAGTCCATCGTTAGCCCAAAAAATTAAACATGATTTAGAAAAAGCTTATGATCATTCCTATGAACAATATATTGATTTTTTAGATGAAACTAGAAAAGAAATAATAGCGAAAATTGATGATTCTAACCTCAAATATATTTTATTAAAGCATTTACTTGATCCAATCTATTTAGACTTAACCCGTCAAGGAAAATATTCTGAGCGAAGAAAATATTTTGAGGATTATGTAAGGAAGGAGGGATATTCGTTGTGA
- a CDS encoding cobyric acid synthase has product MTKALPIMIQGTHSDAGKSVVTTGLCRIFHQDGYKTAPFKSQNMALNSYITIDGKEIGRAQGVQAEAACVEATTDMNPILIKPNSENHSQIVVHGKPYQNMKATSYRQDFYQTGLKIIEDAYRRLETEFARIVIEGAGSPAEVNLNDRELVNMRVARMANSPVILVGDIEKGGVFASLVGTLALLEEEDRNRVIGVIINKFRGDLSLLQPGLEWFEHYTGKKVLGVIPYVHNLNIDAEDSVILANYSTKEDITKDIDIAVIRYPMISNFTDVDPFFAEHDCHVRFVRTVKDLGEPDLIIFPGSKNTIEDLQFLKETGLAKGILKLMQRKQTKIIGICGGYQMLGKKISDPLRIETTLGASDGLCLLPVETVITKEKMTVLSEGIILYNNQSYPVKGYEIHMGQSKHDGISFIQLQGRQDGCQAVDGKVIGTYFHGLFHNDQFRHAYLNEIRKEKGLDPMTKRVFVNELREQAFDLLADHIRNHVDLSYIYEKMEQFQVNEKPYA; this is encoded by the coding sequence ATGACTAAAGCACTGCCAATTATGATACAGGGTACCCATTCGGATGCTGGGAAAAGTGTCGTAACGACAGGGTTATGTAGAATTTTTCACCAAGACGGCTATAAAACGGCCCCTTTTAAATCACAAAATATGGCGCTTAATTCTTATATTACGATAGATGGCAAAGAAATTGGCAGAGCGCAGGGAGTGCAAGCGGAAGCCGCCTGTGTTGAGGCTACAACAGATATGAATCCGATTTTAATTAAACCGAATAGTGAAAATCATTCACAAATTGTTGTCCATGGCAAACCATATCAAAATATGAAAGCGACAAGCTATCGCCAAGATTTTTATCAAACAGGCTTAAAGATTATCGAAGACGCATATCGTCGTTTAGAAACTGAATTTGCGCGAATTGTCATTGAAGGAGCAGGGAGCCCAGCGGAAGTAAATCTCAATGATAGAGAGCTCGTCAATATGCGGGTGGCTAGGATGGCGAATTCTCCTGTTATCCTTGTTGGTGATATTGAAAAAGGCGGAGTATTTGCTAGTTTAGTAGGAACGTTGGCCCTTTTAGAGGAAGAAGACCGAAATCGAGTGATTGGTGTCATTATCAATAAATTTCGTGGTGATCTTAGTTTATTACAGCCAGGACTTGAGTGGTTTGAACATTATACAGGGAAAAAGGTTTTAGGTGTGATTCCATATGTTCATAACTTAAATATTGATGCAGAGGATTCGGTGATTTTAGCGAATTATTCAACAAAAGAGGATATTACAAAGGATATTGATATCGCCGTCATCCGCTATCCGATGATTTCAAACTTTACTGATGTTGATCCTTTTTTTGCTGAGCATGATTGCCATGTTAGGTTTGTTAGAACTGTTAAAGACCTTGGTGAACCTGATTTAATCATTTTCCCAGGAAGCAAAAATACGATAGAAGATTTACAATTTTTAAAGGAAACAGGATTGGCTAAGGGAATTTTAAAATTGATGCAAAGAAAGCAAACAAAAATTATTGGCATTTGCGGCGGCTATCAAATGCTAGGAAAGAAAATTTCTGACCCGCTAAGGATTGAAACGACTTTAGGAGCAAGCGACGGTCTTTGTTTGTTGCCGGTTGAAACGGTCATAACAAAAGAAAAAATGACAGTTTTGTCTGAAGGAATAATTTTGTATAATAATCAATCGTATCCCGTAAAAGGCTATGAAATCCATATGGGGCAATCGAAGCATGATGGAATCAGTTTTATCCAGCTACAAGGGCGTCAAGATGGCTGTCAGGCGGTAGATGGGAAAGTAATTGGCACCTATTTCCACGGGCTTTTTCATAATGATCAGTTTCGTCATGCTTATTTGAATGAAATCCGTAAAGAAAAAGGGTTGGACCCTATGACGAAGCGCGTCTTCGTCAATGAACTACGGGAGCAAGCTTTTGATTTGCTTGCAGACCATATTCGCAATCATGTAGATTTAAGTTATATTTATGAAAAAATGGAGCAATTCCAAGTGAACGAAAAGCCGTACGCATGA
- a CDS encoding chemotaxis protein CheV encodes MTQNNKGILLESGTNELEIVEFGVGDNKFGINVIKVKEIINPVPVTAVPHAHRSVEGIITLRGEVLPVVNMSTVLDFPPSENPKHDKFIVCEFNKTKIVFHVHTVSQIHRISWNQIEKPNEMYTGLESQIIGVIKMNDEMVLLLDYEKIVVDINPESGISIERLKGLGPRERSSKCIVIAEDSALLRKLLEETLEQAGYSRLSFFENGQDALEYLEGIVSSGKNITDEVQMVITDIEMPKMDGHHLTKRIKDNNELKVLPVVIFSSLITDDLRHKGEVVGATEQVSKPEILELVKLIDKYVI; translated from the coding sequence ATGACTCAAAACAATAAAGGTATTTTATTAGAAAGTGGTACGAACGAACTAGAAATTGTTGAGTTTGGAGTAGGTGATAATAAATTTGGTATAAACGTAATTAAAGTAAAAGAAATTATTAACCCTGTTCCAGTTACAGCTGTGCCCCATGCACATCGCTCAGTTGAGGGAATTATTACACTTCGTGGGGAAGTATTGCCTGTTGTGAATATGTCAACTGTGCTTGATTTTCCACCTTCTGAAAATCCGAAACATGACAAATTCATCGTTTGTGAATTCAATAAAACGAAAATAGTTTTTCATGTCCATACAGTATCGCAAATTCATCGCATTTCATGGAATCAAATTGAAAAGCCAAATGAAATGTATACTGGTCTTGAAAGCCAAATCATTGGTGTTATTAAGATGAATGATGAAATGGTGCTTCTTTTAGACTACGAAAAAATTGTCGTTGATATTAACCCTGAATCAGGCATTAGTATTGAGCGCTTAAAGGGGCTTGGACCGCGAGAACGATCAAGTAAGTGCATTGTCATTGCTGAAGATTCTGCATTGCTTCGAAAACTTCTAGAGGAAACGCTCGAGCAAGCTGGCTACAGCAGGCTATCATTCTTTGAAAATGGCCAAGATGCATTAGAGTATTTAGAAGGCATTGTTTCTTCAGGCAAAAATATTACAGATGAAGTTCAAATGGTTATTACCGATATTGAAATGCCGAAAATGGATGGACATCATTTAACAAAACGAATTAAAGATAATAATGAATTAAAGGTATTGCCTGTTGTCATTTTCTCTTCTCTTATTACCGATGATTTGCGCCATAAAGGTGAAGTGGTTGGAGCAACGGAGCAAGTAAGTAAACCAGAAATTCTCGAACTAGTCAAACTTATTGACAAATACGTAATTTAA
- the cobA gene encoding uroporphyrinogen-III C-methyltransferase: MDKGKVYIVGAGPGDPKLITIRGLECIKEADVIIYDRLVNKELLDYKKENCELIYCGKLPGKHGLIQDEINSQLVEHANNGKIVTRLKGGDPFIFGRGAEEAEILKENHLDFEIVPGISAGIAAPAYAGIPVTHRHYASSFAIVTAHGRAEKDQDHINWQALAEGIDTLAFYMGVGNLHYICEQLMKYGKPRATPVAIIHWGTTNSQKTIIGTLEDIEEKCISAKITNPSIIVVGEVVTLRDKIRWFNELEL; this comes from the coding sequence ATGGATAAAGGTAAAGTTTATATTGTTGGCGCTGGACCTGGTGATCCAAAGTTGATTACGATTCGTGGGCTGGAATGTATTAAAGAAGCAGATGTAATCATTTATGATCGACTAGTGAATAAGGAATTGCTAGATTACAAAAAAGAAAATTGTGAACTCATCTATTGCGGCAAATTACCAGGGAAACATGGCCTCATCCAGGATGAAATCAATAGTCAACTAGTTGAACATGCCAACAATGGAAAAATTGTGACAAGGTTAAAAGGGGGCGACCCGTTTATCTTTGGTCGTGGTGCAGAGGAAGCAGAAATTTTAAAAGAGAATCATTTAGATTTTGAGATTGTTCCCGGAATATCTGCGGGTATTGCTGCACCGGCATACGCTGGCATACCGGTAACACATCGTCATTATGCTTCAAGCTTTGCCATTGTCACTGCCCATGGCCGTGCCGAAAAAGATCAAGACCATATAAATTGGCAAGCATTAGCAGAAGGTATTGATACGCTTGCTTTTTATATGGGTGTTGGTAATTTGCATTATATTTGCGAACAACTAATGAAGTACGGAAAGCCGAGAGCAACACCTGTTGCGATTATTCACTGGGGAACTACAAATTCACAAAAAACAATAATTGGCACACTTGAAGATATCGAAGAAAAATGCATCTCTGCTAAAATAACAAATCCATCGATTATTGTCGTTGGTGAAGTTGTTACATTGAGAGATAAAATTCGTTGGTTTAATGAATTAGAATTATAA
- a CDS encoding cobyrinate a,c-diamide synthase, giving the protein MCTNRLVIAGTNSGVGKTTLTIGLMAAFKKRGLAIQGFKCGPDYIDPTYHTAVTGRTSRNLDSWMLPHDVVKEIFSRANKDVNLSIIEGVMGLYDGKDPLTNGGSTAEISMIIDAPVLLVVNCASMARSAAAIVKGFQVLEPKVKIAAVIANRVGSEGHYKLVKAAIEQECGIPVVGYLLKEDDIEIPERHLGLIPTIERGELEPFFEKLGELMERTIDLDKLLKIAETSKLEAPTSSIFSHSKKCGVRIAVARDAAFNFYYEENLELLEAKGAELVYFSPLKGEVLAKDVHGLYIGGGFPEEFADKLSEIEAVKISIKQAIENGIPTLAECGGFMYLTESIETTAGEIFPMVGVIPGRVKMQKRLAALGYREICGEQNNFLLPPALEAKGHEFHYSTFEAQEQTAFAYKTKGMRGIKKEGYMSYNLISGYTHFHFASCPQMVENWLKKCMEWKKND; this is encoded by the coding sequence ATGTGTACGAATAGATTAGTAATAGCTGGCACGAATAGCGGTGTAGGTAAAACGACGTTGACAATCGGCTTAATGGCCGCTTTTAAAAAAAGAGGTCTTGCCATACAAGGCTTTAAATGCGGCCCCGATTATATTGATCCAACTTACCATACAGCTGTGACAGGAAGAACTTCCCGCAATCTTGATAGTTGGATGCTGCCACATGATGTTGTTAAAGAGATTTTCAGCCGTGCAAATAAAGATGTTAACCTTTCAATTATAGAAGGTGTTATGGGCCTTTATGATGGGAAAGACCCGCTTACAAATGGAGGAAGTACTGCAGAGATTAGTATGATTATTGATGCACCTGTTTTATTAGTTGTCAATTGTGCAAGCATGGCAAGGAGTGCTGCTGCGATTGTGAAAGGTTTTCAAGTTTTGGAGCCAAAAGTAAAGATTGCCGCTGTTATTGCCAACCGCGTCGGCAGTGAAGGCCACTATAAGCTAGTAAAGGCGGCAATTGAACAAGAATGTGGTATTCCTGTTGTCGGATACTTATTAAAAGAAGATGATATTGAAATTCCGGAACGGCATCTCGGTTTAATTCCAACAATTGAGCGCGGAGAGTTAGAGCCTTTTTTTGAAAAGCTTGGAGAGTTAATGGAGCGAACAATTGATCTGGATAAACTATTAAAAATTGCCGAAACTAGCAAACTTGAAGCACCAACGTCCTCTATATTTAGTCATTCGAAAAAATGTGGAGTGCGGATCGCTGTTGCAAGGGATGCCGCCTTTAATTTTTACTATGAGGAAAATCTTGAATTACTAGAAGCTAAAGGTGCGGAGCTAGTTTATTTTTCTCCATTAAAAGGAGAGGTTTTAGCTAAAGATGTTCATGGTTTATATATTGGCGGTGGTTTTCCCGAGGAGTTTGCGGACAAGCTTTCCGAAATAGAAGCTGTAAAGATTTCCATTAAACAAGCAATTGAAAATGGTATACCAACACTAGCTGAATGCGGCGGCTTCATGTATTTAACGGAATCAATTGAAACAACAGCAGGCGAAATATTTCCAATGGTCGGTGTCATCCCAGGTCGGGTGAAAATGCAAAAACGTCTTGCAGCACTAGGGTACCGTGAAATTTGCGGTGAACAAAATAACTTTCTATTACCACCGGCACTTGAGGCAAAGGGACATGAATTCCATTACTCTACCTTTGAAGCGCAGGAACAAACAGCATTTGCTTATAAAACAAAAGGTATGAGAGGAATAAAAAAGGAAGGGTACATGTCGTACAACCTAATTTCAGGATATACACATTTTCATTTTGCTTCTTGTCCTCAGATGGTTGAAAATTGGTTGAAAAAATGTATGGAGTGGAAGAAAAATGACTAA
- a CDS encoding aspartyl-phosphate phosphatase Spo0E family protein yields the protein MKEFVVKLALAKEIEELRRQLGEEWKQTHLLSNPAIVKLSQRLDVKINQYQNLSKK from the coding sequence ATGAAGGAATTTGTCGTCAAGTTAGCGTTAGCTAAAGAAATTGAAGAGCTACGAAGACAACTTGGTGAAGAATGGAAGCAAACTCACCTGCTGTCAAATCCGGCAATTGTTAAATTAAGTCAAAGACTTGATGTGAAAATAAATCAATATCAAAACTTAAGTAAGAAATAG
- the cobI gene encoding precorrin-2 C(20)-methyltransferase has product MIGTLYGVGVGPGDPELITVKAFRILKESSVIAYPKSRKGSKSYAHKIIDVYVNPNEKEMLGLVFPMTKDQAVLEKEWTNTVELVSAKLSEGKDVAFVTEGDPLLYSTFIHMMKLMKSKYPHIAIKTIPGISSINGAASRLGLPLADGDDKIAIVPATADYSEMKKVISENDCVVFLKVAKVIKPMLDLLAELKLTNNASVVTKVTSDEEIIWNVNDLKDVDLEYLTLMVVRK; this is encoded by the coding sequence ATGATTGGAACGCTTTATGGGGTCGGCGTCGGACCTGGTGACCCAGAACTGATTACAGTAAAAGCATTTAGAATCTTAAAGGAATCATCTGTGATAGCTTATCCAAAAAGCCGCAAAGGCAGTAAAAGCTATGCCCATAAAATCATTGATGTTTATGTCAATCCAAATGAAAAGGAGATGCTTGGGCTTGTTTTTCCAATGACAAAGGACCAGGCTGTCTTAGAAAAAGAATGGACAAACACGGTGGAGTTAGTTTCCGCTAAGCTTTCGGAAGGAAAGGATGTTGCTTTTGTAACGGAAGGGGACCCGCTTTTATATAGCACGTTTATACATATGATGAAGCTGATGAAATCAAAGTACCCGCACATCGCAATCAAAACAATACCTGGAATCTCATCAATTAACGGGGCAGCATCTAGACTTGGACTTCCCTTAGCAGATGGAGATGATAAAATTGCTATCGTTCCTGCGACCGCTGATTATAGTGAAATGAAAAAAGTTATATCGGAAAATGATTGTGTTGTTTTCTTAAAGGTTGCTAAAGTTATTAAGCCAATGTTGGATTTATTAGCGGAATTAAAATTAACTAATAATGCCTCTGTTGTTACTAAGGTTACTTCTGATGAGGAAATCATTTGGAATGTGAACGATTTGAAAGATGTTGATTTAGAATATTTAACGTTAATGGTGGTGCGAAAGTGA
- a CDS encoding HD domain-containing protein: MKYVMLDNVNQGERLGETIYTSDGRVLLEEGIVLTIGLISRLRQMGVNAIFLKDDRLEDVEVEEVVTEATRRETIQMFAESAQYIQNGKKDLNMKEISKSVEKIIEEILLNQNILISLTDIRTNDDALFAHSTNVCVMSVLIGIKLGLSKSEIKDLAIGALFHDIGKIVDPSKLDRGTMNDAGETSDHTWVGFNFLRKKHEISTVAAHVALGHHEHFDGSGYPRKISGDQIPLFAKIVAVANSYDNLVSPLEGEPLHPHEACERILALTNVYFDHQVVWEFLRSVAFYPTGRQVKLTTGETGFIVGQNHGLPQRPIVRVFDVNKRSKFDDYLVKEINLGKETTIFITKVL; encoded by the coding sequence ATGAAATATGTAATGCTAGATAATGTAAATCAAGGTGAAAGATTAGGAGAAACGATTTATACTAGTGATGGGAGGGTCCTTCTTGAAGAAGGAATCGTCCTTACGATTGGTTTGATTTCAAGATTGCGACAAATGGGAGTTAATGCTATTTTTTTAAAAGATGATCGTTTAGAGGACGTAGAGGTTGAAGAAGTAGTAACTGAAGCAACTAGACGGGAAACAATTCAAATGTTTGCAGAATCTGCTCAATATATACAAAATGGAAAAAAAGATTTAAATATGAAGGAAATAAGCAAATCAGTTGAAAAAATTATTGAGGAAATTCTTCTAAATCAAAATATTTTGATTAGTTTAACAGACATTCGTACGAATGATGACGCCTTATTTGCCCATTCGACAAACGTCTGTGTTATGTCCGTTTTAATCGGTATTAAGCTTGGTTTAAGCAAGAGTGAAATAAAAGATTTAGCGATTGGCGCTTTGTTTCATGATATTGGTAAAATAGTTGATCCTAGTAAGTTAGATCGGGGTACGATGAATGATGCAGGAGAAACAAGTGATCATACATGGGTTGGTTTTAATTTTTTAAGGAAAAAACATGAAATTAGCACTGTTGCTGCCCATGTAGCTCTTGGGCATCATGAACATTTCGATGGAAGCGGCTATCCGAGAAAAATCTCTGGTGATCAAATACCGCTATTTGCAAAAATAGTGGCGGTGGCAAATTCTTATGATAATTTAGTATCACCTTTAGAAGGAGAGCCACTGCATCCGCACGAGGCATGCGAACGTATTCTCGCTCTTACGAATGTTTATTTTGATCACCAAGTTGTTTGGGAATTTTTGCGTTCTGTTGCCTTTTATCCTACTGGAAGACAAGTAAAGCTAACGACGGGAGAAACAGGCTTTATTGTGGGCCAAAATCACGGGTTACCACAACGACCAATCGTTCGGGTTTTTGATGTAAATAAACGTTCAAAATTTGATGATTATCTTGTGAAAGAAATTAATTTAGGAAAAGAAACGACCATCTTTATTACGAAGGTTCTTTAA
- a CDS encoding cobalamin biosynthesis protein CbiG, which yields MILLEENAAAPIKNKSDYAIVAITKHGVQLARNLQQKFADSDLYYMSKFAQGDENEKEIQLFSGSVRLLLPALFQNYKGIILFVSLGAVVRMIAPLLNDKKTDPGVVVVDDLGYHVISVLSGHLGGANELTRQVASLLNARPVITTASDVQKTIPVDLFGRQFNWTLESDEKVTSVSASVVNEEKVAVIQESGEQNWWHLDSQLPANIVIFTSTQEAIKGNPDAALVITHRILSKEEEKLLTNGVLYRPKVIVLGMGCNRGTSAAEIEQVITETLAGLHFSIKSVKALCTIDLKKDEEGFLKTVAKFGWDFVVYSPEELNRVPISEPSDTVFKYTGAYGVSEPAARIYSGCNELVLTKKKSGNVTISVAIINH from the coding sequence ATGATTTTATTGGAGGAAAACGCGGCAGCACCTATCAAAAATAAAAGTGATTATGCAATTGTAGCAATTACAAAGCATGGCGTACAGCTTGCGCGAAATTTACAGCAAAAATTTGCTGATTCCGATTTATATTATATGAGTAAATTTGCACAAGGCGACGAAAATGAAAAAGAGATCCAGCTTTTTTCAGGCAGTGTTCGCCTATTATTGCCTGCTCTTTTTCAAAATTATAAAGGGATTATCTTATTTGTTTCTTTAGGCGCTGTTGTCCGCATGATTGCACCGCTTCTTAACGATAAAAAAACTGACCCAGGAGTTGTTGTTGTTGATGACCTTGGCTACCATGTGATTAGTGTTTTATCAGGGCATTTAGGTGGTGCAAATGAGTTAACAAGACAAGTCGCATCTTTATTAAATGCCCGTCCAGTCATCACGACTGCTTCCGATGTGCAAAAGACAATTCCCGTTGATCTATTCGGCAGACAATTTAACTGGACGTTGGAATCAGATGAAAAGGTTACTTCTGTTAGTGCGTCAGTAGTTAATGAAGAAAAGGTGGCCGTCATTCAAGAATCTGGAGAACAAAATTGGTGGCATCTTGACTCACAACTTCCAGCTAATATCGTAATCTTTACTTCTACTCAAGAGGCAATCAAGGGCAATCCAGATGCAGCCTTAGTCATTACCCACAGAATTCTTTCAAAGGAAGAAGAAAAGCTGCTGACTAATGGTGTTCTCTATCGACCGAAGGTCATTGTTTTAGGTATGGGCTGTAACCGTGGAACAAGTGCTGCAGAAATTGAACAAGTTATTACGGAAACGTTAGCTGGGTTACATTTTTCTATTAAAAGTGTGAAAGCATTATGTACAATAGACTTGAAGAAAGACGAGGAAGGTTTCCTTAAGACAGTAGCTAAATTCGGCTGGGATTTCGTTGTATATTCTCCCGAAGAGTTAAATCGTGTACCAATTAGTGAACCTTCTGACACCGTTTTTAAATATACAGGCGCGTATGGAGTAAGTGAACCTGCAGCTCGCATTTATAGCGGTTGCAACGAACTTGTGTTAACAAAGAAAAAATCGGGAAATGTAACAATCTCAGTAGCGATTATCAATCATTAG
- the cobM gene encoding precorrin-4 C(11)-methyltransferase has translation MKIYFIGAGPGDPELITVKGLRLIEEADVVLYADSLVNEQLMQKCKLTAEIVKTAGMHLDEMVGLMVSRVKEGKKVVRVHTGDPAVYGAIMEQMALLKKEQVEVEIIPGVSSVFAAAARVGAELTIPELTQTVILTRAEGRTPVPEFEKLTQLAEHRCTIALFLSATLTKKIVGEFLAAGWDEKTPVAVVYKATWPDEKIVRTTLENLDMDMQKNGIRKQAMILAGWALDEHICDKDYRSKLYDQAFTHGYRKGVKAE, from the coding sequence GTGAAAATCTATTTTATTGGAGCAGGACCTGGTGATCCAGAGTTAATTACAGTGAAAGGCCTACGGCTAATTGAAGAAGCAGATGTGGTACTCTATGCTGATTCGCTTGTGAATGAACAATTGATGCAAAAATGTAAGCTGACTGCGGAAATAGTTAAAACAGCGGGGATGCATTTAGATGAAATGGTTGGTCTTATGGTTTCAAGAGTGAAAGAAGGCAAAAAAGTTGTCCGCGTTCATACTGGCGACCCGGCCGTTTACGGGGCAATTATGGAGCAAATGGCGTTGCTAAAAAAGGAACAGGTAGAAGTAGAAATTATTCCAGGGGTAAGCTCTGTGTTTGCAGCGGCTGCTAGAGTTGGGGCAGAACTAACGATTCCAGAGCTAACGCAAACGGTAATCTTAACAAGAGCCGAGGGCCGAACTCCTGTGCCAGAGTTCGAAAAACTTACACAACTAGCCGAGCATCGCTGTACAATCGCTCTTTTTTTAAGCGCAACATTAACGAAAAAAATCGTTGGAGAATTTTTGGCGGCAGGCTGGGATGAAAAAACGCCGGTAGCTGTTGTTTATAAAGCGACATGGCCTGATGAAAAGATTGTCCGTACAACCTTGGAAAACCTTGATATGGATATGCAAAAAAATGGCATCCGCAAGCAGGCAATGATTTTAGCGGGCTGGGCTTTGGATGAACATATTTGCGACAAAGATTATCGCTCAAAGTTATATGATCAAGCATTTACACATGGCTATCGAAAAGGTGTGAAAGCAGAATGA